One genomic window of Gossypium hirsutum isolate 1008001.06 chromosome D11, Gossypium_hirsutum_v2.1, whole genome shotgun sequence includes the following:
- the LOC107911230 gene encoding uncharacterized protein: MNYTVSDNKKHLKALISLDLKKLSSFVEAVIQQRVYKIWEVAIPQDCKGIMGGSWFLKLLLLSMLFILSFSQDITLFLFHVCCCCFVFLLFLSIFTLCFVFRCLGLSGKWMENHVEFREYNVQLEEFAERGREMIEIMDYKEPGPNTNPRSSYIFGPPPQPQP; encoded by the exons ATGAATTACACCGTGTCTGACAATAAAAAGCATTTAAAGGCCTTGATTTCATTGGATCTGAAGAAGCTTAGCAGCTTCGTAGAAGCAGTCATTCAACAGCGTGTTTATAAAATCTGGGAAGTAGCCATTCCTCAGGACTGTAAAGGAATAATGGGTGGTTCTTGGTTTCTCAAACTACTACTTCTTTCAATGCTTTTCATTCTCTCCTTCTCTCAAGATAttactttgtttttatttcatgtttgCTGCTGCTGCTTTGTTTTCTTGCTCTTCTTATCTATATTTAcgctttgttttgtttttcgaTGCTTAGGATTGAGTGGGAAATGGATGGAGAATCATGTTGAGTTTCGAGAATACAATGTTCAATTGGAG GAATTTGCAGAGAGAGGAAGGGAGATGATTGAAATCATGGATTATAAAGAGCCAGGGCCCAATACGAACCCCAGAAGTAGTTACATATTCGGCCCTCCTCCCCAACCACAACCTTAG
- the LOC107911812 gene encoding probable calcium-binding protein CML46, which produces METSSLNSNYTLFPLIDISMILLFLSLTCHDRFRSFISRYYWSFPQSKHGSSKTSSSSREKTQNYECPSKEASFNNNKEGCAIVCRKDVEKFMGNLGIFCSLESEELQESYGSDELSRLFEEEEPSLKELKEAFDVFDVNRDGFIDAQELQRVLCILGLKEGLKVDNCNKMIENFDENRDGRIDFQEFVKFIEHSFC; this is translated from the coding sequence ATGGAGACATCATCACTAAACTCAAACTATACCCTTTTTCCATTGATTGATATCAGTATGATCTTGTTGTTTCTTAGCTTGACATGTCATGACAGGTTTAGGAGTTTCATCTCCAGATATTATTGGTCTTTCCCACAATCCAAACATGGCAGCTCAAAGACATCATCCTCAAGTCGGGAGAAAACCCAGAATTATGAGTGTCCAAGCAAAGAGgcttcatttaataataataaggaaGGTTGTGCGATAGTTTGCAGAAAAGATGTGGAGAAGTTTATGGGAAATCTGGGAATTTTTTGCAGCCTAGAAAGTGAGGAGCTACAGGAATCCTATGGTTCTGATGAGCTTTCCAGGCTGTTTGAGGAAGAAGAGCCAAGCTTGAAAGAGTTGAAGGAGGCTTTTGATGTCTTTGATGTGAACAGAGATGGGTTTATTGATGCACAAGAGTTGCAGAGAGTTCTCTGTATTTTGGGTTTGAAGGAAGGTTTAAAAGTGGATAATTGCAACAAAATGATCGAAAACTTCGATGAAAATAGAGATGGAAGAATAGATTTTCAGGAATTTGTAAAATTCATAGAGCACAGTTTTTGCTGA
- the LOC107910867 gene encoding receptor-like protein EIX2 — MKIVSPVTVTFLMLVFLESFKLSFCGRNHNVTCIQSERQALLRFKQHLKDPSNRLSSWTKNGDCCRWDGIICSNVSGHLIELHLGSSRGTRKLGGKLNPALLDLNHLTYLDLSDNDFRQTEIPTWFWNMSSNLSYFNISRNQFQGNIPDLLTMTQPSVLIDLSCNNFTGSLPLLSSNVTAIDFSFNSLSGSMSHFLCHKLNEPMKLEILNLGHNLLSGKIPECWKKWSRLVGIKLCDNNFSGKIPGSMGALTLLQSLHVRNNSVVGEIPSSLRHCGELVTVDFGYNQLSGDIPGWIGERLPKLIILSLHSNKFTGTLPEELCALSYLQILDLAHNNLVSEIPSCINNLSAMNSGNNSDDKIFYRTSKGSFFEDILVVMKGRVVNYDTTLKLVKTMDLSDNNLSGEIPEEVTSLAGLQSLNFSHSHLVGRIPYNIGAMTSLECFDLSTNNLSGEIPLTISDLSFLSHLNLSYNKFTGKIPTGTQLQSLNADSFYGTKLFGPPLSESSTDVRFGTGGVLKNREDQHQVDWFFLTVELGFLSGFFGTVFLLMLCKSGRLVHLQYVDETGHSLGRIIRKYIVK; from the coding sequence aTGAAGATCGTGAGTCCTGTTACAGTAACTTTCCTAATGTTGGTGTTCTTAGAATCTTTTAAACTAAGTTTTTGCGGCAGAAACCACAACGTGACTTGTATTCAAAGCGAAAGGCAAGCTCTTTTGAGGTTCAAGCAGCATCTCAAAGATCCTTCAAATCGATTATCCAGTTGGACCAAAAATGGAGATTGTTGCAGATGGGATGGAATTATATGCAGCAATGTGAGTGGCCATCTTATTGAGCTCCACCTTGGAAGTTCCCGCGGTACCAGAAAGTTGGGAGGTAAGTTGAATCCAGCTCTGCTAGATTTGAACCATTTAACTTACTTGGACCTAAGCGACAATGATTTCAGACAAACTGAAATTCCAACCTGGTTTTGGAACATGTCTTCCAATCTGTCCTACTTCAACATCTCTCGAAATCAGTTCCAAGGCAACATTCCTGATCTACTCACAATGACTCAACCTTCTGTCTTGATAGATCTCAGTTGTAATAACTTTACAGGTTCACTTCCTCTTCTCTCCTCCAACGTGACCGCCATAGATTTTTCTTTCAATTCCCTGTCAGGATCAATGTCGCATTTCTTGTGCCACAAGCTGAATGAGCCAATGAAATTGGAAATTCTAAATCTCGGTCATAATCTCCTATCAGGTAAAATACCTGAATGCTGGAAGAAGTGGTCAAGATTAGTAGGGATCAAACTTTGTGACAACAATTTTAGTGGCAAGATTCCAGGGTCCATGGGAGCTTTAACTTTGCTTCAATCTTTACACGTTCGAAACAACTCTGTTGTTGGTGAAATACCCTCATCTTTAAGACATTGCGGTGAATTGGTTActgttgattttggttataatcaactCTCTGGAGATATTCCAGGGTGGATTGGAGAGAGGTTACCAAAGTTGATAATCTTAAGCCTTCACTCAAACAAGTTTACAGGTACCCTACCTGAAGAACTTTGTGCCCTATCCTATCTGCAAATCCTAGACCTTGCCCACAACAATTTGGTAAGTGAGATACCCAGCTGTATCAACAATCTCAGTGCTATGAACTCGGGAAATAATTCAGATGACAAAATATTTTATAGAACCTCAAAAGGAAGCTTTTTTGAGGATATTTTAGTTGTGATGAAAGGAAGGGTTGTGAACTATGACACTACTCTTAAATTGGTTAAAACAATGGACCTTTCAGACAATAACTTATCTGGTGAAATCCCTGAGGAGGTGACAAGTCTTGCAGGCCTGCAATCATTGAATTTCTCACATAGTCATTTAGTTGGAAGGATCCCTTATAACATAGGAGCAATGACATCATTGGAATGTTTTGATTTGTCAACAAACAATCTTTCTGGTGAAATCCCTCTAACAATCTCAGACCTCTCTTTCTTGAGTCACCTCAACTTGTCCTACAACAAGTTTACTGGAAAAATCCCCACAGGAACTCAGCTGCAAAGCTTGAATGCTGACAGCTTTTATGGCACCAAGCTTTTTGGGCCACCACTAAGTGAGAGTTCCACTGATGTGAGGTTCGGCACCGGCGGTGTACTGAAAAATCGAGAGGATCAACACCAAGTTGACTGGTTCTTTCTAACCGTAGAATTGGGATTTTTGTCAGGCTTCTTTGGTACAGTGTTCTTATTAATGTTGTGCAAGTCAGGGAGATTAGTGCATCTTCAATATGTGGATGAGACAGGGCATAGCTTAGGTCGCATTATTAGAAAATATATTGTAAAGTAG